GCCAGCTCTCATACAGCAATCTCCTTGCAGATCAGTCTTTTGTTGATGAACTTAATACTTTCACAGCTAAAGGCTCCACACCCCCTCACTAGCCCCCATGCATGCAGTGCAGATTACATTCACAGAGGCAGCCTAGGAAAGGCTCACATGCTGCCCATCTAACTGTTTGGCATTTGAGGCCAGATCCTGGCCTTCAGGCAGTCACTGCTGAAATACAACTGGGAACTTAGAGAACTACAACTTTGAGCAGCCTTGTCCTCTTCTCTGTCAGAGATTGCCACCCACAGAAGCAGGTACATCCTGGCTTTTCAGGGTGCAGAAGGTAATACAGTTTAAGCAGTACAAGAATTCTGCTGCCCTTGAAAACAGCTGTATTGTTCCCCAACTGTTCAAAGCTCCTTTCTTCTTGCTGGCTCTGGCACTCAGCTCAGTACAAACTGCTACTTCAACTTGCAGGCCCAGTGATCCAGTTAATAAATTGAGCTGGCCCTCTGCACAGTTGGGCAGGTGCCAAAGCTGGTGCATGGAAAGGAACAGAACAACTTCTTTAAGCAcctgagaagcagcaggataTTGTGCAAGGGTGCTCTGTAACTGCATTCTATGTAGCTTAGACACTGGGGGGCTGGATCAAGACACTAATTTCAATTCAAAGCTCTGGTAGCCAGGAAGGCAATAACTTCTCTCATTACATAGCACAAGTCCGAGTGCATGTGGAGGAAAAATTTAAgttacacagaaagaaaatactgtctATTCACATGGTCAAGTGCTCAGAGattataatttataaatgcACTGCCCATTCAGAGGCTCAGGAAAGCACCCTCAACCAAAAGTGAAATGCTGATGGTTTGATTTCAGggttttgtttcctccttttATGAGTTGTGGGAAGAGGTAAGAGCTTGTTCTAGTAAACTGTACAATTAATAAATTCAGATATGCAAACAAAGTTTAGAAAATTAGCATGATTCGTTCACTTACAAAGGCAGAGGAAGATTTACTTGAACAAAACCAACCTTCATTAACAAAAGATGTCATTGCACAGAAATTCCAGTATCTAAGCTTTTATACCATACCAACTATTATAGCAGTGAATTGAAAAGCAAACAAGGACTGGGAAAATCAGCCTTAGATAAGAGCTAATGAAGAACTGAGTTAGTCAGATGACACCAAAAACAAAGGAGAACAAAGTCATCTGATACATGCCAGCACATGGCTTTACAGCACATTTTAGTATATTCTGGGCAAGAGCTCTTAATGCCACATACCTACAAGACTAATTACTACGTACTTGTAAAtacatgttttgttttaaaagtttctCAAATAACCACATAAAACCTCAACAGTCAGCTATGCACATTGAAGAGGGAAAGATGAAAAGCATTACCAGAACAGATAACTAGCTTTCCacaacaagcaaaaaaaacttTATATTGAATAGCTACTACCACTTGTGCAGTAATGGTGAAACCATTACTAAGTATTTCGTGTGCATAAACTTGTACTTTATCAAGAGAATCCCAGCAGGCAGTACCAGCTGGGAATGAAGTAGTATAAGCCAAAGTCATACATGAAATTTCACCATACTGTTCACAGGGAAGACAAAAGCtgataatgaaatatttcagaggtCTTTAAAGCAGCTCTCTATCTCTGAACCAGGGAGGCAGTGTGGCACAAAGAGCCTGATCTCCAATCATCACCCTGCACACACAACTGCACTCTGCTGATAACTGAGACCTCCTGAACACGGGGAGGGtcacaaaaaccaaaccagggCGTTTGGGCAGCAACTTCAATGGTACATCTCTGCAATACACTTCTAGTTCTAACACCcaaacagaatcacaaaattcaTTAGGTgagaaaagacctctgagatcatcgagtccaacccacGACTGAACATCATCTTGTCAACAGGACCACGGCACTACATGCCatgtccagtctttccttaaacacctccagggacagtgactccaacacttccctgggcagcccgtCCCAATGCCttatcaccctttctgtgaaggaaTTCCTCTTAGTATCCAACCTAAAGCACCCCTGGCACAACTTATAACTGTCCTCTCGTCCTGTTGcttgttgcctgggagaagaggccgaTCCTCCCCTGGCTACAACCTCTTTTCATGTAATTGTAGAGAATAATAATGTTACCCGTGCCATGCACAATAACACTCCTGCAGGTTAAACACCGCCAAACTCCCCCAGCCGCTCCTCACAGGACAtgggctccagacccttccccagctcccctgcccttctccccacgatgcccctgcccagcccacacAGCAAAGCAAGAAGAGGCAAGTTACAGCTGGGACAAGGGGGCAGGGGCCGCCCCCACAGTGCCCGAGGTCAGGAGTGTTaaaccatccctgcagctcccgAGAGCCCTTCCCAAGGGCAGCcggccccggctctgcccccCAGCAGGAGCCGGCCGGGGCTGCACaggccccggggaggcggcaccCGGAGGTgaccccggcccggcccggcgctgaCCTTGGCGGAGGTCGGGGTCCTGCAGCACGTCGTGGGCGCGGTAATCCTCCACGCCGTGCAGCCGCAGGATCTGCACCACGGCGTTGCTGAAGCCGCAGAGCGGCTGCGCCGGGCTGCCCTTCATGAACACCACCACCGGGTGCTCCCGCACCAGCCGCTCCACCGCCTCCCGCGACcccgagccgccgccgccgccgccaccgccctCAGCGCTGCCGCCCTCCCCGGCCGCCTGGCTGAGCgggcgcccggcccggccccgcagagcggcggcggcagcggctccgATCCGCCACCCCGTCCGCACCGCTGCTCTCATcgccccgccgccggcaccgccGCACCGCGCCCGCACCGCCCGCCCATTGGCGCACGGCGCGACGGGCGGCCGGCGAGCTTCTCCCGCATAGGCGCAGGCACCCGCCAATCAGCACCCGCAGCCAATAGCGAGATACAGCGGGCCGTGTCCCGCCCAGCAACCCTGCGGTGGCTTCGCTGTCCGAGTGGATGGAATAGAGCCGCTGCGGCTGCATTGGGAGGGGCACCTGTCAATCTCGTCCCCTCCGCTGGCACGATTGGTCAGGCTGCCCCGGGGCGGGGCTTTGGCGGGATGCTCGGTGGGCGGTGCGCGATTGGCGTGGGGCTCCTTCCGCTTCCGGGTAGCGGCGGCACGCGTGGGGTGCGGCTCCTCCTCCCGCCTGGGCCCGGCGCCATCCCCGCGATGGACGGGCCGCGCTTCCCCTCCCGAGCCCCCACCGGCGGCTCCGCGGGGAGAGCCGAGCAGTACGGAGGGCAGGTCTTGCTCGGCGGGcgctgctgtgctcagcctctCCCTTCGGGCCTGGGGGCCCTCCAAGACCTCCGGGCCGTGCCGGCGCCGCTGGCCCTCGGTCGGGGACTGGGAGGTTTTATCCCGCCGGCTCTTTGGTGCTGCAGGCGGTGGTGGAGCTCCTTCGGGCTGGGGCTGTCTAGGGATCGAGGGCAGAAGGGGCTGATGGAGCCGGGCTGCGCTGCAGTGTGGGCGGGTGTCCAGTCGCGCCTTCTGTCCCCGTGGCGGCGGAGGCTGTGTGCGGGCAGCCGGCAAGGTGCTGCGCGGGTCTGGCTtctgcctggctctggctgtgtgCGGAGACCGATTTGACTGCGTTCAGTTGCCCGggtttggttgattttttgATGGGATAATGCAGGTGTACCTGAGAAAGTAGCggtgtttgttgtttggggtttggtgctGAGAGGGGAGACCCGAGTAGTTTCGCACAGCTTGACCTGTCCCCCGAGCagctggcaggggtggcagcGGGATGGAAAAACGGGAGCTAGTTTGGGCTGGCTGCCTGCTCAGAAGGATGGTTCAGTCGGTGCTGGAGCAAGGGCAGAACTGCCTGATTGCCAGAGAATTGGATTTGGAACGTGTCCTGCAGACGGCCGCCTGTGCAGCCAGCTTTGCTCGGTCTCCTGGGCAGATGCCGTATTCTTTCCAAGAACTTGGCGCAGAGCTTGGGTCTCCTAAAGCAGCAGGGCCTATCCTGTAAGTAGAAGAAAATGTTGAAGGGTTTTCCAATGTACTAAAATACGGTCTCTCAAAAATTACAAGTATACTTTGAGTGCTAATTTATATTGCAGCTGTAGCATCTGGACTTTGGGTATATTTATGAGCATTTGgcttatttgcatttttaaggaaaataacttttacCATCCAGTTCTGTTCTTGTAAGAGCTTTGTAAACAAGACCAGCTTGTTTTCAGCTTTCAGGAGAGTTCTTGCCTAATGCTTGAATGAcaactttgttttaaatttttgaagCCACCCTCAGGGTCATTTCTGTTGCCTTTTGTTTAAATTCATTAAGAACAGATCCCGAATGGAATTGTTGCAAATTTACCCTTTGTCATTCCACGTGAATAGGTTATGAATAAATACAGTGTTGCAACAGTGTTTAAAAGTAGATGTATTTATGAGAAAATACTTTCCATGTTTGATCTGAAGGCAAAGCTCATATGTTATGTTGCTGATGAGCACCATGTTTTTTGTGAGTTGGTATGTTTTGCTTTCAACAAAACATCACAAGCCAGACTCAGCCATGGTGATCAAGACACAGAGGAACTTTTGCTTTCTGGTTAATATGTTGTGATTAACATGGGGAAGGTTGTGCggtatgaaaaaaaatgttctgtttggGCTAGATGGACCTGCAGTAACATGCAGAGCAAAAgtatgttttcctgtttgttgGACTGTTTCAATATACAAAGACATAACAAGTGTTAAATGTTATGTACCAAGTGTTGTCTTCATATTTTAATCAAGTGGAAAGACTCCTTCCACTTTTAGATCCTGAGGAGTCAAagcagaattaaataaaatttgattgacaagaaagataaatttttatttttaaagacaactGTTTTCTTTCAACAAAATATCGGGCTACAAACAGAATACTGTGgtattttccttcctgaattTTGTCCTAGCTATTTCTACAAATGGATGGttcattaaaaataagtaaCACAAAGACATCAGACTCAGGTGTAATAAACCCTTGTGAGTACATATTCAGAAATACATTCAGAACCATTCAGAAATCGTGTAACCACAGCTGTAGTGTAACGCTCTGTAGTCTAAGAGGTGCCCTTGGTTGTTGGTACCCTGGGCATACCAGGCttgcagagagagcagcagcgAGAGGAAGCCGAGGCGTGGCTGTCAGAGCGCAGCAGCAACATGCGCAATATTCCTCCAACACTTGCCACTCTGTTGCCACGGAGATAATGACTTTTCCCGTGTCATTATTGATCTATCAACAGTAAGAGCAATTTTGCAGTCTGATATTGTTTAGCAAATAGAGCAATGTCTGCTGAACACTGAAAAAACTGCTATAAAATGCTGGAAAGCTTCTCAGAAGTCTTGTGTGCTAGGTTAAATAGAAGTACTGAATTTGTAGTTACCGTAGTTTTGAGATTGGCCTATGAGATATTAaacttaaaataatgttttttaataaaatatttagtagTGTCAAATGCTTTTGTACTATGCAATATGTAGCACTCAATTAGAGGATAAACACTTTTGCCTTCTGATAATACTTAAAACAATCTGTCCATGTACACTCTAGAAACAGATAATTATGTCACCAGGTCCTGTTTTCTGTTCGTCTAAGTGAAACTTCTTGTGTTTTCCAGATAATGATTTAAATCATCTGTTCAGAAGAAATATTAATGGGATTCCCATAAGACTCCTGACATTTTGCTGATGTTCCCGTTTGAAGACCTGTCACCTCATTTTGAAAACACTAATAAAAGCACAAGTATTCTAACTGCAGGGCTTAAATGCTCACAGTCAGTCCTAAACTGGGTTAACTTCAGGCATTCTGCTGCAGAACAGAATGATGATGTATAAATTTGTGGTTTGTCCTCATGTGGTGTACAAGGAGGTAGACATCCAAGAATGATACTGTCAgcaaaaaggtttttatttgtttttaaaaagagacGGGATAAGTTAGTTAGTGAGAAAGAAAAGTCTCATTTCAGCTTATCAGAACAGGACACGTCTTCGTGTTCAATTCTGATACCTCTGTGTCATTCTGAGTTGTGATAGTGACTGAAAATGAAGTCCCTTGTTGTGCCCTAACAATTGAGCTCTATTtaggtgggggtttttttgtttattgaaaTTTTTAAGTGGGGTAGCTTGCTCTCCAGCTCTTTTGCATGCCAGGTAAATAATCTCAGTGTACCATCACGGTAACATCTGGCAGCACCAACATATCCTTAGTTTTTGAGAGCATTATGAATGCTTAAAATGTACTTGCAATTCTGGGCTGCCTAAATTGTGAACACTGAAAACACATCTGTGAAAAGTTCCTGGTTGTTCTGGAAATGTGCTAGTTTTAAAAAGTTGTGCaacaaacagcagaaacatAGAAATGTTGTGTGGGTTTTACAGGTAAATTGACATTTTGGAATCTGAACTGTACCTAACTTCTGATTTTGGATCTAACCTGGAGATCTGTAAGCAAGTTTGTTTCTGAACTGGATAGGTAATTAAATAATATCCATGGATTTATGGCATATTCCTAAGAGGGTGTTTGCATTAGCCTTAAAATACAACAGTCCATTTCATAAATGAGAGAAGTGAAGAATATTTACAAAATTACCTGTAATCGATCTAACTGATGGGAATAAGCATGACCTAAagcattgtttttatttaaaccaTGTAAAGATAGCTTTGGTGGAGAGGGGTCATGGTAATTATCCAAGGAGAAATGTCTGAGCCCCACATTTAACAAATAGAATGGAAGGTCATGGTGAGGCTTGAATGTGGACCTTTAAATGAGGTACTCTTTAGACCATTTACTTCTTGATGAAGCTGATATCACTGTGTACCTCTTTTCACTGAGCTTTGTGAGTTGTGACACTGTCCTGAAGCAAGGACAAGAAGTATGACCTCTGTAATAGAGgagcagatttattttttgggataagCAGGCTGTTTGCAACTGTTCTGGCATATGAAAATCTGTTAGATCCTTGTTTCTGATTTGCAGATGGTAGTGGTTCATGAGTCTTTCAGTATTAGAGGGGAAGGATCTATTTCCatgcagaagtgaaaaataCTGCCTCTAATGAGAACACCTCTTGCCTCTTTTCATCCAGGAGTTAGGAGTGCTAAAATCTTTGATGGGTCTTAGGAAAGACTGGGCAAgctcaagaaaaaaatggatcTGTTAAATATAAAGACACATGGTATCGAGTCCTGAGCCATCGAAGGCTAGGGAGTGGGATTGTGGATTGTAACTATATCCACGTTCTGTTCTTTGCTTCCTGTGTGTTCACTTCTGTCCAGTGTCACAGAAACAGGGTCTTGGTCTCTGGTATGGTAATTGTACAACTGTAATTTACTTAGAGTGCTGGAAGTGTCTCAGCCTTTAGTAAGGCTGGGAAAACCCCAGGGCACTCACTGCAAGAAGAATTCTTGTGTCCCAGTTAAGGTCTGTCAGCACACTGTCACAACAGCGGTGGCAGGGGTGCTTTCATTGGCTCAGTTTATTTTACAGACGTGCAGGTGCAGTGAGGCACGAGGGCATCTGCGATTATCGTGTATGTCGTGACCACGAGGGGGCCCTGGCAGCTTGGGTCTGGGTGAGCCCGGAGCTACACACTGGTACCAGGGCAGGGCTGATTGCTTGGAGCCTCAGTGGCTACATCCCTTCTTGTTCAGCACTTCTGAGTTCCTCTACCGCTTCTATATAACTTTTTTTAGTTACAGTATTTTCCTATGTAATTTTGGGAAATCCATCTCCTTACAAAAATTCACCTCAGCTTTAATAAACAGCCCTGGCCATTTGATTTTCTCTGTGGCAGAAGACAGACAGTATCAAGCATATAATCACATGTGAGTTTTATCTGTGCGAGCTGTTTCCCCAAGTTAAAACTCAAGAGTTTTTCACACATCACTGTATTTGTAAAGTAGAAGGAATTGGTATGAAGAATCTTAAGGGGGGTTTTTTATATCTTAAGAGTTTTTAAGCTTGGTACTACAATATTTCAATAAAgattttttctctgtgcacCCTTTAGTCTTTCGTTTTTTCTAGGAATGTGTGTTTGTGAAATCAGCAGGTGCTTTGAACCTGCTGTGCTTTAAATGCCTGCCTGCTGACCACAGATGTAGATTCCATGTGTATCTTAAAAGTGTCCATGAGTACAGTAGGACTATGTTTTATCACTTGATCTAGAGACTTTTTTTTGTGATGTAAAGAAAATCAGACCCAAATGTGTAGCAGAAACTTAAAATGGGAGAGGAGGAGTGGGTGTGATTGGCATACTTGCATTTGTAATGTGTGGACTCAAAGATGAATAAAGGAGTCAAAGTATCTCTTGTGGGAggtaaaaatgcaaattcttaAAGGGGAGCCCAGCAACTTGAATTTTTAGATTGCTgcagttaattaaaaataaaaacttgtaaaatcagaaataacAATATACAGataggggaggtttggggttttttgggtttttttaatgttctaaaatgtttttactCCCTgtttttgaaatatgaaaatgtgtATATTTTGAAAACCTGACTTTTCAAAGAATATTTCTAAAAGCTCCATACAGATACAGTGATTTTCATTACTCTCAGTGTGCACATGCAGTGGTTTTATTGCTCATAACTCCATCACACAAACAAGTTTGTTCTGGGGATGATTATTAACTCTGTGCTTTAGAGGGCAAGCAGTTCTTTCACAGAACAGGCAGCTTCTCCACAAAATGCAAGCATAGGCGTCTTTCctaaatttcctttaaaacaacTACATGCTTTCTAGTGCTTCCCTTTATGTTAATTTCTTGCAGTTCAGTGACTGAAGCTTCCATCCTGCAGTACTCTGAAGTGTTTCCTCTTAAGTTCATAGTAGCCTTGTTCCCTTGCTAATATCCATGGCAGCTGAGATTGGACCCCAGCCTCCTTGACATAGCTAGCGACTTGCAGGGTAAAGAACTTGGCCCTGAAAGTTGTGTGTCATTTAATTGTTGCAGTTATTGGGCTTGTATAAAGGTCTCCTTTATAATCAGCTTGGCTCCATTctaaacagacaaacaaaagcattttcagcCTGGCAAAGAGCTGAGTTTTGGAACAATCGCTTTCCTTGTCACAGTAATGCTCAGATCATTCTGAATCATCCTTATCAGTAGCCCTTTTGCTCTCTGTTCACATACTACTTTTCCATCCTTGTTAGACAGGAGGAGACAAAAGTATAGCCTCACAGCTGCTTTGTGTCACTGTACTTTCATTTGAGACAGTGTAAGTAGATATGTGCTctcttgttgtttttttttaattatttttagtatCATGCTTGACTGCTGTGGTGAATGATTTAAGGTCTGTGTGTCATGGAAGGAGGAAAGTAAAGCTAAAGACTTCCTGGACATACAAACACTGGCATACAACAGTTGTTTGGTGTAGCATGTGTTTCCTGTCCCTTGAAAACTAGATCTAAACAAATAGTCCTACGCACCTGTTATGTCTAGGAAAAGGGAGACTAGTAAAGGTGGAAGTGTAGATCCAGACTACTGAGTATCAGAGAAATCAGTATAGTAAAACTGTATTTGTGGTGGGAAAGGAAGcaaggaataattttaattatggAATGTAATATGCCAACAGTTGTCTTTGGTCTCTATTCAGAGGACTTCAGAGAATATTTGTTGTTGGCAActtctataattttaaaaaaaaaagaaattgtggaGAGTAGTAAGGGAGAAAACCTAATCCAGTGAAATTGGACACAGAAGATTTGGCttcaaatcctgatttttatgGAATGTTGGCTTCCCTTGGCTCATTTGCTGAGTGCCAATGGGGCATTGCTGTTGGTTACAACAGTTGGCACTGCATCCTCCTAAACCTACAGCCTtccattttgctgctgcttccttcatGCTTTCAAAGCACATTGAAAAGCCCCCTTTTAGGTactccctggagccttcccttcCAATATGATCCTGCCTGTGTGTTGCTCAGTAAACTACAGTATGTTGCAACTGGCTGCAAAAGTCATTGAACAGGACAGGACTTTTAGGCCATCTTTGAGAGTTCAATGGGTATGAACAGACACCATTTGTGAATTTGAAAATGTGGTAATTATTGAGCATAATTGGAATTATAGTATCCAATTTGCCCTGCATTTCTGCTCCTTAGTGTTGAATTTGCTCTCACTCAGAATAAGCCCAGCTTGTCCCAGCCCCTCTTGATAGCTGAGGCCAGTTGGGATGAAAGGGGTGTTATTTTTCTCCCAGATTTAATGGAACGAAAAGCTTGGCCATACTCATAAAGTAACAGGGTGTCAGAACTGATCCAGTAGCACAAAGTCTCACTTCTCTGTGGAGGCAGTCAGTCTGTGCTCAGGTGTGGAGCCAAATTACACAAAAGGTAGAGTCCAACATATGCAGCAGGGAGAACGTGGAATGCTGGGTTTGAGTCCATGTGGTCTCTGGATGAATAAAAGACAGGAAGTTAGCCTGGTCTGCCAGTGTGGTCCTTGGCCTAGTGCTCCTGAGGATACATTGCTTTGGCATCAGCATTGACAGCTTTTAGTTCTTGATTCCTCACTAACTGAGGAGAGAGTTCTTGTGCAGCAACTCCCCCAACCACCCACAAAAGCTTGCTGTTGAGCAATATGTACTGTCTAGTAGCtgtaaacacacaaaaaacgCTGAGAAGCTCCAAAATCGAAACCTCTCGTGCTAAAGACATGTCACTGGTATGCTGCACAGAAATGTTACTCTGCCAACAAATGCTGTCCCTCCCACCCTGACAGCCATGTGACTCACTATTTGAATAACAATTTTGTATTGCTCTACCCAAGCaaacataaaggaaaacatCCTAATATCTTGTAATACTAGTTTGTCATCAGTTATGAGCATGAATAAATGGGTGTGTTACACTAATACGAGAGAGCAGCTACCCTGCAGCATTTTATGTGGTTCTCTGATACTCTACAGATGTCATGCAGGACCTTCTGTGTAGTAAACCGTGCCATTCTTGTGTTTGTAGTATTTGGTGCTTTCCACCCAGTCTCTTGGGCATTCTGCTCATCACAGGAAATGCCTGAAAATGCTATATATTCACTGACTAAATACTTATGGTTTGGTTTATAGGCTGGGCTAACTGCttctaaaaatatattcctttctTCCAAAGAAAGAGAGCTAGGGctgctgtttccttttcatAAAGCCCCTCCACCCTTCCACATTGCTTGCAGTCATTCTAACCTCTCCTTTGTCATTTAGGTGTGGTTTGTGGGTAGCTTTTTATTGTTTGGGTAATGCACCGAATGTTCATTTACTTAATGCCTGCTGTTTGCTTGTGTGTAGGGATTTTTCTAACTCAGCATGTACAAGCTGTTTGAGGGAGTAGAATCAGAGCCATGAAAGCCTCCACATGGGGAAATGCAGAAGAGGAGCTGAATTCAAGCAATTTTTAGATACAGTGATGTATTGTCCCCCACCAGCAAGCTTTCTGAATACAAGGGGTTTAAAAGGTCTAGGTATGCTAAGCAACTTCCTAGGGGGTGATTTCCTAAGGAATTAATCACTGTCAGTAACAGTAGTTCATCTACTCACCATGATAACTGAGCCTGCTTTCTTAAGGCAAATTCACAAGTAAGATTTTACATTCTGTCATCTACCTATTCTAGACACACTCCTTTGGAGTGCAACCCTTTTGGATTGTATCCATTTCCTCACACTATTCCAAAGGTCATTGAGAGATAGTCAGCTCTGAATTACCATGGGCACGGGCTGTTGCATAGGAATAGATTCAATTTTACACACTGTCTTTATGAACTTCCTCCAAGAAAACAGTCTGTCAAAGCCAAACTagtgaataaattatttttcaagttaGATGAAAAGTTTACCCAGAAACATAAAGGGATTGCAGCATTCAGTTGCCCTCTCAGTGACAATTTAAAAGGTCATAGTCACCCCAAATTGCACCACTAGAGTCTGCACTGTGGGCACTCAGAGCTTCAAGGTCAGCACC
This region of Catharus ustulatus isolate bCatUst1 chromosome 6, bCatUst1.pri.v2, whole genome shotgun sequence genomic DNA includes:
- the LOC116998290 gene encoding glutaredoxin-related protein 5, mitochondrial-like — its product is MRAAVRTGWRIGAAAAAALRGRAGRPLSQAAGEGGSAEGGGGGGGGSGSREAVERLVREHPVVVFMKGSPAQPLCGFSNAVVQILRLHGVEDYRAHDVLQDPDLRQGIKDYSNWPTIPQVYLNGEFVGGCDILLQMHQNGDLVEELKKLGIRSALLDAEKDQEKK